Within the bacterium genome, the region CATGTCACCCGTTTTACACCGGCAAGCAGAAAATAATGGACACCGCCGGTAGAGTGGAGAAATTTATGCGCAAATACGGCATAAAAGAATCCACCCACGAGGCGCTTAAAGAG harbors:
- the rpmE gene encoding 50S ribosomal protein L31 — its product is MKKKIHPKYYVAKVTCACGNTWYVGSTKPEIRVEVCSACHPFYTGKQKIMDTAGRVEKFMRKYGIKESTHEALKE